The Maniola jurtina chromosome 9, ilManJurt1.1, whole genome shotgun sequence genomic sequence AAGGACTTGTATTCTTTGCAGTTATGATTGTCACACTTTCAGTAACAAGACCCATGAACTTGGGGCGGGCAGggatatttgcaatattttgtaCACAAAGTAATGATTTTGCTTTGGGATATccaataagtaagtaatagttAATCATAAAATTGTACTGTCAGTTCATCATATCTGTTTTGAGGAAAAGAGCTTGTGGCAAAAgctatatattatacttttagCTACCCCTGCATGGTGTCATGATGGTACTACAATACTAAGTTACAAGATAAGTGACAatctccctggcacagtggtcaGTACTGTAGTCCcatgatgctgtgtagaaactgTTCAGAGTGATTCGTAAAAACCggaatcaaaaatttttttattttattaaattaaacttttgtaagtacttttgaatcgtcaaatgcattcTACTAATTCGGAGtgccgagaaaaaccagcaagaaactcggcggttgctcttttcaaagatttgatatacaatattacaccatgtataaaagtaattaaagttTCGCGAGATTGCAGAGCAAACTCCATATcatgctcttttatcatttacataacctTTGTATTAGGAGCAttattttaatggatttttaaaatttgtatttgtttaaattAGTAAAGGCTTAGTAAAAAGTTGGCATATGCCTTACCTGTTGAGTAACTTCAACCAGTAAGCTGTATGCCAATTTCATCATCCTTCACTTGTATAATCCatcgtatttttctttttataaaaaaatatggatatcttttctttttaacatttCAGTCAATGCAATATATGAAAAGACCCACCCTGAGTATGCTCTGTACTTGTACTTAATGGCCCCTATATCTCTTGCTATACTCAATCCTCTGGCATTTGTTCTAATGGAGATTCATAAACAACGGCAATATCCGCAAGCACGTACACCTGAAGCTCAGCATCGGCTTCACCACTTAAAGATGTTCCTACAGTTGTCTAAAGGCATTATCTTCAATCCAGTGCTTGTCATGACAGTGCTGGGCATCATTGGTAATGTTGCTTTTAAACACCGACTGTCTGTTTACATTGAGGGTTTGTTAGATGTAAGTTTAACATATACTCTCCTTACTAATTTAGCTACTTAAAAATAGCTGCTTTTAATACCTTTCATTGTGTTGCTTCATCCTGTGAAACAAAGTGGCCAATTCTGTTGGCACATAATCTCTCAAATAATAGGTGTatctattgctatccctttcataatgcttcctGCTGTGGGaaaagatagcactagatttagagaTTTTAGTTTAAAGAGAGTGTACAACAGAATCATttttacaatctcaattgtttgATTAGCtcaatttatggtattcttcaATTGCTCTATTTCTTGAGCACCTGTGGCTttattacggtaaaatgacagctgcAATATCACAATAGCAATCACCTATGATTGATAAATTCAGTCagtcacaacaattgcgattgtaataatgattgggCACAAACTGTGACTGAACAGTCAAGCATACAAATCAGCAAACAAAGCAATGTGCATGAATCTTGACTTTGAAGCAACTGTCTTTTtaatatgttaaaataattGCAGGTCTTTGGCCAATCCTTCTCAGCAGCAGCATTGTTTCTATTGGGATTGCGTATGGTTGGTCAAATAACAAGGTTGAAGGGACCTGCACTTTTACTGCCATGTGTCTTGATCATGGTTAAactgtaagtataatattagagGGAAAAATAGTTGTCTAATTTGCCATCAATTAAAATTTAGCTCCACCAGACCTAATCTGAGTCAATTTAGAaatctatataaatataaaaaaatctagccaagcgcgagtcggactcgcacacgaagggttccgtaccatcgtgcaagataTAACAATACTTatgcactttttaatttattttaatttgcatggcagccattttgaaattcgccatcttagttttctgtccgtctgtcgtgttgtagtaggtaggtcgtatagcacaagtaaaggaaaaaaattcgaaaactatGTAGATACTatcttatatttattatttgttttgtccTCAGGATCATTTTACCAGTCATACTGCGAGAATGTGTCAGCACATTGGATGCTGGAGTTAATGCAACTGAAACTCAAGCTCTGTCCACATACGCTTTCCTGTATGGGACAATACCGACTGCGCCCGCTGTGTTTGTCTTCTCTAATCTATACCAATTAGAGATTGACTTGGTAAGAAtttatcaaataatttattattaaactctagtcaaaaaaaaattcgacAACAGCGACGTATgaagcatcatccaaacctgatCAAAGTGACTAAGAAGCGGGCACCTCAGATGCGCGGCGGTCGTCTCCCACCTACCATGAAACACCgagaagggagttgattccacagtttgcacaacaagcggtcgaagtgcacccagcgcccaggtggtgagggtgacaTTGcgtgcggtggcgtgcggtgcggttgtagaaaaaggagactagaatgaggtcaaacaactCTTCAAagcactccccattataaaTGCAATAGAACACGCAGAGAGAGCTTACGTCTCTGTGGTGCTCCAGGCTaacatcatttattattttgattgaacaataatattatttttaggtgGCGTCATCCATGGTGATATGCACTTTCCTCTCAGCGCCGATAATTTTCCTCTCAGCTCAAATGATGTCAATAAACAAGGACTACGCGGACTATATAACGAAGTTCGGTTTCGACCTCTCCATAGTATCTCTACTCGCAGCACTATGGGTGTTGATTGTTTTCTCTGTCACCAAGAAGTATAAGAGAATGCCGCATAGATTGACACTCAGCCTCAATATAACTCAGGTAAAGAATATGTACTCTAATTaactttaagaaaaaattgtagtaacttttttttaaattaaaaattaaaaagagatTTGTATGTCTGTATAATAGTTGAAATGCCACAGATTCCTACTACATACCTAccgattcgcttcctcgtttctaatatgCACTGCaagaaataaatgattatgattatgattatttatttcttgcagTGATATACTATGACTACTATGATATACTgtgactattctcacaaattagtcgatacttttaattaatttcttaaactggaccttttcaagtaaagatttttatataaacctgtgaggatgatactgccactgtcggaatcagaatgccataagcctacgttgtcatattagtttacaaattgcgaaaaaccaaattaaatttgaatttcgggGGCAAGCCGGTCTCACGGCCCTTAAGAatactaaattaatttaatcttGGTATTTTCAGATATTCCTTGCTTTAAGTGTGATTTGCACTGGGCCCAACAAAGTGAATGGTTCATCATGGCTCAGTGTAATGTTGCAAGCGCTGCAGCTATTCACCACATACTCCTGTTTCATGTGGACTTCTATGCTCACTGTTGGCATTCTACTTTTAGAGGTAAACAATTTTGATCTCCATTAAATACTTGAGATGACcgacaattttattttgataaagatTAACACTATGCCAGTATAAACACGTTCGAAAGTAAAGCTTTGTTTTAGTCCATATTTGAAAATCATAAATAtggtttaatttcatttatttgcagaTACACATAAAGGTGTAAACACATAGTGAAATATTGGTTATTGTAAGTTAACCGTAAAAGATAGATATATGTTTTCGCGGGCTTTTTTTGAGAACTTTTTAAGGGAAACAATTCCACCATATATTGTTTTCCTGTAACTTTAACTATTTACTTTAACTCTCAGATGAGGCGATTTTTACTGACTTAATTTATAcacattattacaatttaagttttattacaccagttgattacaaacaaacaaatctttcctctttataatactagtaagTGTAAACTTATCGTACAATACAAAAGAGTACATGTACAcctaaaaatagatttttatagacAGAAATGGAAATAAGGATCCTAGATTTCGAGAAAAAGTAAAATAGAATAATATGTTGTATTCCCTAGAGTCGGGGTCCCTGTTTCGCGGCGACGCTTTGGCCCGTGCTTGGTTTTGTCGCGTGGGGCACATCTGGGGTTATGGTGACAGTGTTGCTGCTCACTAAAGAGGCGGGACCGATCAACGCCGATGCTTCTGACGCTATTCGCCTCAGTGTGCTCTTCTTTTGTATAACATGTGAGTATTGTAACATTACAACTTATTGTGACGAGCAATACAGACGGCAAAAGACCGAGAAGCCTCTACCAGATAGATGGGCAGATCAGCTGAGGAACTTCAAGTGCAAACACACAATTGCAAGACTAGCCTCCGATAGAAGCCGATGGAAGCAATTAATCCGCACGTGGTTGCAAGAACACCAGGACCATGATCTTCAGAAATAAAGGAACGACTagagagggagagagagagaTTGTACTGTAATCTAATGTGATGATGTGACGTTTGGTTTTACCTTGATGGGATGTGTGGCTCATCTGGGGTTTTGGTAACAGTTTTGCTGATCATAGAAAATGGGTTCCATAAACTCCGATGCTTCTGACGCTATTCTGCCCAATGTGAATCCAaacgaaatattaaaaaaatgcccTACAGAATCCTgtgaaaatatattaataatatacttaggaACTCGGAGGAAACCTTTTGTTAGTGTGGACACCGTATACCCATCTTTATCGGTCTTGTAGATACGAAGAAAATTGGCTGTGACAGACTTACAGTCAGACACACTAGTGATCctatatcaatcaatcagcctgtttgcgtccactactggacataggccttcccgagagcgcgccaccacacatgatcctccgccttcctcatccactcgcttcccgctatcttcttaaggtcgtcctataaggaagtgatcctataaggattccgttttttcATTCGGACGTACATACCCCTAAAACGGTCATAAAGATGAACTTTTGTACAGTAACCACGGGATGTCTGATCCTGTACGTGAGGTTCCGTCGCCGCAGCTCCGTGTTGCCGCGGTCTGCGCAAGACATGCTCATTGATCCTTCCCCGCCAGACGAGACGTCTAGCCTCGTGGAGAACGCCGAGCCCAACTCGCATACACAGTCTGTGTCTAACTTTGGTAAGTTCTAGAAACTAAGTTAAATGTATCTAATAGGTaccatttttaaatgtaataaaaagttagagctttttttaatgtattaaaaACCGGATAAGTCAaccggattcgcacacgaagggttccgctccatcgtataagaaatctcaaaccaatataataaaatctagtAAACTAGAATGAGGAAATTCTCGGTTTGCTCCTTAGCTATGGATGTCGTTTCATAgtctacctagcgtcaaatgtaggtaacatttgacgcctgccaatgtAAGTGAAACCTCGGCATTGTTGAAAATTCTAGAGGTTCCACTTCCCAGCACTATAAACTTTATCATAGTTGAGATTTGTTATTGTGAAAAAATAACCTAAGTATAAGTGACCTTGGATGAATTCATCCAAACAATTGacactaaataaaattattctccctttttttcaatcaaatcaaaaatcaaaggAATGGATGATCCaggtaaataatgatataagCCACTCTGTAAGTTAGATAGATAACCACTCTGTAATATTCAGATTACTTGTCATATGAAATAGATCCAGGCCTAGCCAGATCTGTTTCCATGCACaagcaaactgtggaaccaTTCAGCAACAAACAACAAATCAAAGTTAATCAATTACTGGTATGACATGACATATGGCAAAAACTTATATGAGGAGCAAATCACTGGTCAGCTTTCTAGGTAGTCACTGTCTTAATCTAAGCCAGCTTTTATACCAACACACATAGTCttgcttttaaatatatttagcaCATTGCAAGCTGTGTATAAGTGGATGGCACAATACAaagcttggagtttctctatggGATCAAATGGGAAATtcgtaagagaaccagagtaaccggtATAATTCATCGAATCCTCTAATTCTAATCcaatttaagcctcaatagctcaacggttataggagcggactgaaatccgaaaggtcagcggttcaaaccccacccattgcactattgtcgtacccactcttagcacaagtttaacgcttagttggaggggaaaggggaatgttagtcatgattaaaatgactaatattcttttaaaaaaataaagaaaaataaaaaaactgaagtagtaataggcagggcacatagttcaaaaccCCGATAGACTTGAAAGAgtagcgcagcgttggaagagtGGTCACTAGGTGGATAGATGAGTCAAAAGAGTCGCAGggtgccgctggattcaggcgccgcaagaccgtggcgtgcgGAAGTCCTTACTCTTGTATATGTCTAGtagtagacgtctatcggttgacagaGATGGTGATGATGCTGTGTATCTGAGATCAAGTAAAATCGGTTTTTAGATCTCTTCTAATAAACCAGATTTACAGGTTGCTACGGGACTATAACAACGACTCCTTCCCCAAATGTGAATGGGAACTGTTGCGGCGATGACCCCAACTGCAACAATGGACTTTTGAATAGTAACACCCGTGATATTGAAGACATGGCCAATAATGGAAGGTAAGATATGTATGGCTTTTAGGAACGTAAGATCGTTTTATtgaacactagctgatgcccacgacttcgtctgcgtggatttagggttttcaaaatcccgtgggaactctttgattttccgggataaaaagtagcctatgtgctattacaggatattatctatctccattttaaatttcagccaaatccgttgagtagtttttgcgtgaaagagtaacaaacatacacacacatactcacaaactttcgcctttataatattagtgtgatggctCTTCTCACGAATTTGCGAGATCAATAAAGCTATTTCAACTTTGGAGGAGTAAACATGTTCTATctattttgataattaatttGAGTCGGTTTGTTCTTGTTTGCAAGAATCCGTCCCGATCCATGCAAGTGAATCTTAAAAATTTGATTATTTTCAGTACtcaagatttttcattatttttatttcgtccaatgtttttgtttttgttcatACATCTAACAAATATAGTAGTTGAGTGTAAGATACTTTTCGAGTATGGAATTCCGTTCGTCTGCCGACCCGACTTCCCGCTAGTTTTGCCCCTGGCTATGATGATAGATggatgaaatctttattgcacacaaaaacatgaaaaggaacacaacagaaaagaaaacaattgtatgcaaaggcggccttattgcttaaagcaatctCTACCTTTGCTggaaggagaagctagtgttggataatACTTACACGCAAAGAatcatttagaaaaaaatgtacctatgtcTGTGTTCGTCTGACTAGGTTAACATGTCTTATAGGGCCTGCGCGTGTCCGCCATCTCAAAAGCTTCGCTGCGGCGACGGCGAGACCTGCCCGTATCTGAACGAGCTGGAGGAGGCGGCCAACGAGCTGGGCCTGCTGCCGCCGGAGCAGAGTCGCGGCCGCGGCGGACAACTGCTCAAACACACCGTGCTCATCATCGCTTACATGCTCATGATGTTCCTAGTGAGTTGTCTCATGAACGACAACAGTTCCGCTGCTGGAGTCACATTATACTATACATGGTTAAAACGTACTGTTTACTAAGTTATTACACTGATTGCGAGTAATTTACTCCTATCGTTGAGGACTTCCGCTGTCTGAATCTTCGAAGATatcatatctttttttttttaaacgcgaGCAAACGTGCATGAGGGTCACTTGATGCTAAGAGATTACTgacgcccatgaacatttgcagcaccagaggaacgtcatttaaaaaaaaaatgtgttgaaTTGAGAACTatctcctttttgaagtcgtcTAAAACATATTCAATTGTTCTTAACCAAAAATGGCTTTCTCCCAGGATATGACCTACACTGGATGGAAAATAATGCGCAAAGACCAAGCTGGAGTATTCATCGAAATAGAATACCTCGACACGGCCGCAGTGACCGGACAAGCTCTGATAATGTTCATACTGTTTGGACTGGACCCGGAGGAAATGTTGATACCTGCCATCCGATACTTGAGGAAGAAATGGTAAGATATttcgctttttagggttccgtacctcaaaaggaaaaacggaaccctcactttgttgtatgtctgtttaAAATGAATGTGTAATATTTCATTAATATGTCACCCTGATAAAATCGTGAACTTTTGTAGGAGTGATAAATTACGAATTTCAATTACATATTAGTATGCAAAAAAACCCGACCAAGTgcaagtcaaactcgcgcaccaaaggttccgtacttttcgacattttgcacgatatatcaacaACTATTgtctaaaaacaaataaaaatctgttttatgtacaggtaaagcccttacatatgatactccacttgatatagttatcttactttgaaaactgaaaatactaattatttgttcatgagcaTATTTTCCGGCAAAGCCGTATTGCCAAGCTTTCCGGTATGAtggcgtgtagaaaccaaaggggtgtgggtttaataaaaaactgccatctagattagcccgcttccatcttagactgcatcatcacttaccaccaggtgagattgcagtaaagggcttacttgtatttgaataaataaaataaaaattaattgaaaattgtttgactttgaaaattgaaggtACGGCGCTGACACCGTGGTGTTGCCAGCGGTGGAAGACCTCAGTTTCGAAACCAAGCACGTGTGTGATCAATTCATCACACATCATCTTGACCGCTGCAGGGAAGCTATCGCGAAGGATACCAGGTAAGTCAACCCATATCGatcatacatttaaaaaaaattagcagtCAGTGTGGACTGCCGAGTctgacagaagtgaaaacttaaaactttttttagttttacttaAAAGGATTTTCAATATATAACGTCATGTACCATCAAACTTAAAGCTACAGAGGCATATTGTCAACATAAACATATCGGTGACAGcagttttcatttcaaaaatgcCATCAATAAAGCTGTGCAATAAAGACATTTGCCTCCAATACAACTTATAACAGTATCAATGATAAAGAAcccaattaaaattataaacacgGAACCTTAGTATCGATGTCCTGTTAAACATACAGAATATCATAGTAGTCGAGCCATAGCTGAAATCATAATCAATCATGGGACtattatttgaatttggaattttaattttccaggtGGCGCATGCGCACGTACCGCAACGTATTCCGCGGGTCGTGCCTAGTGCGCTGGCTTATACAGTGCGGACTGGCGGCCGATGAGCAGGAGGCCGTACACTACGCGCGACACCTGCTCGACGGACGCCTCATCGCGCACATCCACAACAAGCACCACTTCACCAACTCGCCGCTGCTCTACACCTTCACATAAACCCCTCATGCAGTGAGTGGTTTATATAAacgtatatattaaaaaatgtacGTACCCATGTGTAGACACAGAATCACCTATAGCACAAAATTAATTCCATCTAAAAATTACTGTGATGTTTCAACGCATACTTTCCGACATATCCcttgaaaaaaatcttttcattcACATTTTATATTATGGTGTATCCAGTCTTTTGACGTAGTGGTTACGTAGTGTCTCGATATTAGGATCTGGTTTGAATTATGGCTATTTGTATAATGGCTATTATTAATCAATTTGTACTTGTATATTGTttcagtattttatttttgcggGTACTTTTACTTATCTGCCATCAACCCCCCCTCAAAGCCAATAGATATTTAGTTTCTAAACTTTTATATCTTTTTCGAAGTTCTTTTTATCATGCTCCTTCTGTtacaatgtattttttaatcaatggAACTGACCATCAATTTTAATATACCAGTGAACTCCACTCCCATTATTATCAATGTAATTTGCCCATACTGGTCATTTGTTGTGATTGTTTTAAGGATTTTGTTACGTATTTTTAGTTTTGATAGTTCGTCAAATTACCTCTAAGTCGAGTTTAGAATACTGGATCTTTATCTGATCTGTAGTTTTCTAGTTTGTAATACAAGCTGTTCTAGAATCTGTATTCACCCAGTGATGCTAATTCGGTTGCATACGAATCTTTAAACTAATTGactatggctaattctatagtaaacaatctctaaattaaattgacaagtctaacggccgaaattaattacctatctatctgtaatctgtcaataaatttcttagcaacattgttactTGTCAAAGACCATTCAGTTTTTGACAAAAAACAACGTTGCTCAGCAACTTATCGACACATTACAGATAGATTGGTttttaatttcggccgttaatctagtgctatccttatCCATAGAAAGTGTCGAAAGGTAATGCAATGGATTTAGATCTGTCAGTTCAGAGATTGTATGCAACACAATTGGCCGTATTGCTGTCCTTTTCCCTGGGTTATGTTGTGAAAAGGATGGCTTACACCTTTTagcttgaaatctatagagcgcactttgactttgcttagacttaagtttcagttaaaacgagacagatttatgccagcggtatgacgctgtctcgttttaacactgTCTTACCAAAGtctagtctgagcaaagtcaaagtctatCGTTTTATTTTAGAGATTTGTTTACGGCCTAACTATTAGTTTAGAACTATAAAAGTAGGTTTAAATCGAGAAGGTATGATTCTAAGCAACGTGAACCGTGCTCCACCATGTCACCTTGGGCGAGAGTGTGATAAGCCATATACTATATTTTCTGCAaggtgcgcgcaaaacaagtagtccaatctgaacttGCAATATGTCCTTAAGCGCAGGTCATAGACTGGAGATTAATACACAAACTTGACAGATCTGTTTTAGTACAATGCGTATCCAGATAAACTGCACTAATTTTAAGACAAGCAATTATATTTAGAGATTCTCTATCCAtgatcaaaagtcaaaacagaATTTACAATCCTCCTCTCCATACACAACAACCAATATGCAGACGTACGCCTCGTGTCCAGATTGGATTATTTGTTTTGCGCGCACCATTTGGTCTGAGGCGCGCACTTTAATAGTTCAAAAGTTTAGACATCTGTCATTATTATACCTGCATTTATTTGACggattattatctatacttaggCTCTCTAACTAGATACGGATGTAAAAGTTAGCACAACCAGACTAGTTGTAACTTATTGCTTATAGATTTTAGATATAGATCTTTGAAAACAACAAGATTTTAAGGTTCAAAAAGGCTAGAACCGAAAGCCGTAAagccagtttaaaaaaataaaagattttatagatttcaaatttgaccatttgtttttaaatatgtaggaagtagtacatttatattaaattcGGATTTCGACTATTAAAGTAGAAAAAATGCTTTTAGAGAAATCTAGTAgataatgtaattttaaaattactaacTAGATAACAATACAATTTGTATAAGGCTTTATAGGTGCTATCAAGTagtgatagtttttttttcattaagttTTTGAACATTCATAGTTAACTTAGCGAAATCATAGAAATTTAATATTACTTAACTATAATAATGGTGGGCACAAGCGTTTGAAAAACAATGGATTAAACAacagttataataaaaactgtttaaattacctaagtaatattttaaatttttttaagttaatttaaaaaaataacataactgTTATGATTAATGTATTATGAATTTTCAACATGTTTGTTAAATATTAATGTTTACTGGCCAGTTTATACCACGTTTGAAACCTAAATGTCCATAGTCCACCTTTAAACAGTAAACCATGTTATTATGTGTTACGAATATAAATGTTTGAGAAGTATAATTAACGAAGTGTGATTTCGGAACAATGGCCTCGAAGTCACGCCTGTAAGTGTCTGATTTTGTCTAACTACACTGGTGCGCTTTCAACATACGTTAGACGCATACGCTAACTAGGTACCTAGACGTATAGTTATATTCGCTTTTTTTGCGTGTATGTGCGCGATTCTGTCAAAGTTACGCACGCAAGCGCAAAACAAATTTTATTGATTGCGCATGTGCAAATCGAATAGCAAACGACCACGACTCATCCTTTGGACCATGAACCTTGAATCAACCCTGTGATGCACGCATTAACGCACCCACTCTCTTGCATCCTGTCTCAAGTTTGTGACGCACACGCAACACGTAAATTGATAGttgatactattttttttaaataaaaaaatagcgagcgaaCGAGTAGGCAGGCTACTATGCGTACCTATGCGCATGCGCACTTGTGTAGTTAGGCCATTTTCAATCGCCGAATAAGCTTTAGATTTGAGTGTTTTTACATTTTAGCAGATTTCCAATACAAATACTGTCTTTATTCctcacaatataaatattgtaaggaatttaaaaaaaatccttaaaaatattagtagtTGTTCTAAACTAAATCctattataaaatgaaataacatTAAGCATATGATATTGCCAGTTCATATTATTGTTAAGTTAATAGGTGTACTAATAGTATAATCTATatttgttttaagtttattttttgcAAGTTTTGTATGATCCAACGTGATATGTGAAGGCTGTTGTTTTAAgcttaaatgtttaattttctttatgtTAAGAAATATCCCTATGTGTAAGTTGTATTCTTGTAATGTCTATTAATATACTATTAAATACTATTATAGTAAACTATGTATTCAATATATTAtgttgaaagtaaaaaaaatatattatgattgttTGTTGCAAATCAaaatttggttttatttatagatattattataattttcttttttaacccccgacccaaaaagaggggtgttataagtttgacgtgtgtatctgtgtgtctgtggtaccgtagcgcctaaactaatgaaccggttttaattttgtttttttttttgtttgaaaggtggcttgatcgcgagtgttcttagctataatccaagaaaatcggttcagccgtttgaaagttatcagctcttttctagttactgtaaccttcacttgtcgggggtgttataaatttttaatttacactaattgttgtcatttttaaccgacttccaaaaaaggaggaggttctctattcgtcgggatctttttagtttagagattgtggtTAATTCTATTGTGAACAATATCTAAACTGAATGTAACTATTTCTATcccttttttaaaattctctgCGAAAAAAGATAGCAGACCTGCGAATTTAATATAGATTGTGTACATtaaaattagccacattgttTTCCTTCCCGCTCGTTCCTACTATTTCAACTGATTGGTTCACCCGTTTAGTGACTTACTCTCCAGTAGTTAAGCTCTTAAAAGGATTTAGATGCAGTTGAACTAATGGGACTATATTATAGTTGATGAACTCAGGTACTTGGTAGTGTGGGGAATTATTCACGAGGGGACTGAGGACAGCATTACTCGCTAGTTTTAAACCTGCCAATTTTGTACAACCAAATTAGCACCAGTCATCAGTAGCTTAAAGATACATCCCAAATTGGCATGCATCTTAAATTCCCAACctccgattcacaccaagcacgtacacgtaaTACGTGCGTAAACCCCTAGGCCCTAACACACCGGGgctacgcatacgtccacgctttacgcaagcga encodes the following:
- the LOC123868127 gene encoding integral membrane protein GPR155 isoform X1; this translates as MDPGKHILTDTVSDQLYPALFQCFTIILCGYIAGRLNIVSKVESKGIATFVGTFALPSLIFLSLARLDFSSVNWTFLLAILLAKGLVFFAVMIVTLSVTRPMNLGRAGIFAIFCTQSNDFALGYPIINAIYEKTHPEYALYLYLMAPISLAILNPLAFVLMEIHKQRQYPQARTPEAQHRLHHLKMFLQLSKGIIFNPVLVMTVLGIIGNVAFKHRLSVYIEGLLDVFGQSFSAAALFLLGLRMVGQITRLKGPALLLPCVLIMVKLIILPVILRECVSTLDAGVNATETQALSTYAFLYGTIPTAPAVFVFSNLYQLEIDLVASSMVICTFLSAPIIFLSAQMMSINKDYADYITKFGFDLSIVSLLAALWVLIVFSVTKKYKRMPHRLTLSLNITQIFLALSVICTGPNKVNGSSWLSVMLQALQLFTTYSCFMWTSMLTVGILLLESRGPCFAATLWPVLGFVAWGTSGVMVTVLLLTKEAGPINADASDAIRLSVLFFCITLTTGCLILYVRFRRRSSVLPRSAQDMLIDPSPPDETSSLVENAEPNSHTQSVSNFGMDDPGCYGTITTTPSPNVNGNCCGDDPNCNNGLLNSNTRDIEDMANNGRACACPPSQKLRCGDGETCPYLNELEEAANELGLLPPEQSRGRGGQLLKHTVLIIAYMLMMFLDMTYTGWKIMRKDQAGVFIEIEYLDTAAVTGQALIMFILFGLDPEEMLIPAIRYLRKKWYGADTVVLPAVEDLSFETKHVCDQFITHHLDRCREAIAKDTRWRMRTYRNVFRGSCLVRWLIQCGLAADEQEAVHYARHLLDGRLIAHIHNKHHFTNSPLLYTFT
- the LOC123868127 gene encoding integral membrane protein GPR155 isoform X2; its protein translation is MDPGKHILTDTVSDQLYPALFQCFTIILCGYIAGRLNIVSKVESKGIATFVGTFALPSLIFLSLARLDFSSVNWTFLLAILLAKGLVFFAVMIVTLSVTRPMNLGRAGIFAIFCTQSNDFALGYPIINAIYEKTHPEYALYLYLMAPISLAILNPLAFVLMEIHKQRQYPQARTPEAQHRLHHLKMFLQLSKGIIFNPVLVMTVLGIIGNVAFKHRLSVYIEGLLDVFGQSFSAAALFLLGLRMVGQITRLKGPALLLPCVLIMVKLIILPVILRECVSTLDAGVNATETQALSTYAFLYGTIPTAPAVFVFSNLYQLEIDLVASSMVICTFLSAPIIFLSAQMMSINKDYADYITKFGFDLSIVSLLAALWVLIVFSVTKKYKRMPHRLTLSLNITQIFLALSVICTGPNKVNGSSWLSVMLQALQLFTTYSCFMWTSMLTVGILLLESRGPCFAATLWPVLGFVAWGTSGVMVTVLLLTKEAGPINADASDAIRLSVLFFCITLTTGCLILYVRFRRRSSVLPRSAQDMLIDPSPPDETSSLVENAEPNSHTQSVSNFGCYGTITTTPSPNVNGNCCGDDPNCNNGLLNSNTRDIEDMANNGRACACPPSQKLRCGDGETCPYLNELEEAANELGLLPPEQSRGRGGQLLKHTVLIIAYMLMMFLDMTYTGWKIMRKDQAGVFIEIEYLDTAAVTGQALIMFILFGLDPEEMLIPAIRYLRKKWYGADTVVLPAVEDLSFETKHVCDQFITHHLDRCREAIAKDTRWRMRTYRNVFRGSCLVRWLIQCGLAADEQEAVHYARHLLDGRLIAHIHNKHHFTNSPLLYTFT